Within Palaemon carinicauda isolate YSFRI2023 chromosome 14, ASM3689809v2, whole genome shotgun sequence, the genomic segment attactgtcgtcctttatccttggtacgccacaacacaacactcgatactgttcatgatcactggaactgttctttcacgattcaatcacttgacataaatttgatgaatcatatcacacatcagatcgcacatcagatcccggtcaggcccccaactattatgtgacgaaccactgtgcaaacaattacccctttataatgggcggtagttctcttcacacaacaaaatagaagtcatatgggtagacttccaaattcacttgtttcttattacgagtgtataagattgttgattatgatcaaatgtatcttcttaaagctggttgcagacaacagaagcaccaatagcaggataattggaggacatgaacaataaactatgttataaacaaaactttaatcttacgttaaacaaaacaatgaaaaagcacttcaaaacaacaataataagcaatgcaaagtgaatgggtgagtaaggtagatgaatctcgtggtgagaacaatgtattctaacaaaacaataaatttggggttaccttataacatgtaaggtaagaaaacagggatgatttacagcaggaaggcgagtgtaaacaaaagataatgagaagaatggaatgaagatggcgctgaaataaggtgatgtatttacaaagaaaatggaaaaataaactttagacaaatcagatatgttagcatatgtacaacatatggggatatcacaatatatatacacacacaatagtgATGGAAAATAATCATGCGTATTACTGAAATGGTATTTGCCCTAATTTTCCTAAAAGAATGAAGACtattatattttatgtttcctaAAGTAATTGCAcctgtttttttttcaagatctaATTTATTTAGATAGTTACATCATTACTGGGGCTTGATTATTTAAGATGTTTAATAAataattgtaaacatacatttataagaaatttatttatgcatatacatactcacATGCACAGCCACAAAGATATACAGATAGTGCGCCAGACAGAAAGGAAAACAAACATCcccaaaataaagaaagaaatagaagTAGAGtgcttccatttaaaaaaaaaaacacacttaagcacacatacactctctcataAAATACTTaaacgcgcagagagagagagagagagagagagagagagagagagagagagagagagagagagagagagagagagagaatttgaaaaacAAATCACTTGTTTATGATACTCACACAAGATCCGCAAAAGGATCAAATAATAACAAGAATGGAACAACCAGCATATCAAAACACAGCCGggatttattattttctaaattctctTCATCGATTACAAAGAAGTGTTTGCAGGTATTTTATTTGAATATCCATTTCTTTCCCATATTTCGATTAAGGAAAGCAGAGTAACTCTTTTGGGGAAGTAGTTTCGTATAGACTGGATTAGCAAACACAATGCGACGAAGCTATCTTTAGGATGATGATATTTTAGAGAAAAGGGTTCAATAGTCAAAGGGAACTGATtgctataatgaaaataatatatccaAATATAAACTTTGAAAGTCAATAATGTATTACAGAAGGTTAACTTTTTCTGATCTCTTTGCTTCCTATAAATAAACTGTAGATAGTGTTATCATTACATCAATAAGTGAAAAAATCCCCTGAAAAACAATGCCAAGAAAATAGATATGATGAAAGTCAAAAATTGTGTACATAAGTTTGTCGATTTTAAGAAAAAATTTACTCTATTTTTATAGATAAGGGGAACTTAGAAATGGAGATATCAGGtcaatttaagaatgaacactttctctctttctctctctctctctctctctctctctctctctctctctctctctctctctctctctctctctctctccctcccgtaAATAGTTACTTTATCTCTAAAACCTAACAATTAGAGATCCCATTTTCCTCCCCAACCCGCTGATATATGACACGCCGTTCTATCTCTTGTGGAATTACCTCAATTAAGACTATAAATTGCATTCTTGAGATTTTGATTGCTAAAAACTCTTAGATTTAGAGGGATTCTACTATATTTAAGGGTAAtgttttataaaatgttttattagtGCAAAATTAAAATACTATGTAGGTTATGACTATTTCTACTTCGCttacattttcttttcattgatgGATCCTTCTAAACATAGTTAATTGTATTTAGTGGCCCCTTCATTAAATATTCCTTGTTTGGTTGTGATTTTCAGcagatttatacataaatatatatatatacatatatatatatatatatatatatatatatatatattgtgtacgtatgtatatatatatatatatatatatatatatatatatatatatatatatatatacatacgtacataatatatatatatatatatatatatatatatatatatatgtatgtatatatatatatatatatgtgtgtgtgtgaatatatatatatatatatatatatatatatatatatatatatatatatatatatatatatatatatatatataaatatatgtatacacatacatgtgtgtgtgtacgtgtgctactgtatatatatgtgtatgtgaatatatatatatatatatatatatatatatatatatatatatatatatatatataaacatatatatatatatatataaacatatatatatatatatatatatatatatatatatatatatatatatatatatatatatatgtatgccgtAAACagttcattgcagaacaaagatcttagacatgtccttccacttgcatctgtttttgtgtttttgcatgtgtttgtttttgtgtgtatgtgtgcgtgtgtgtgtgtgtgtgtgtgtgttgagaagaGAGAAAAATTTTCTCTTGTGTAGAGGACgatgaaaatataaactataaaagcagtaAAGTTTTGTTTTTCACTAGTTTGGCTTTATTATAATTCAATCGCAATGATTGTTAGAGCATAATTCAAGGTAATTGGAATGTCATGCTATTTAGAGGTCCTGAAGCTTGATTATACTTCGTACTTGAATGAATATAGTATTTAGAGATTGATTATCacacaatattaaaaaaagatttatcaataattttatgtCAGTTTTATTTATCTAACTATTTTCAATATACttacattatattttcttttcaaaggttgatgaatatTTCTCGATAATTATGATAAGGATATATTCCAAAACTATTTGTATGTAATTATCTATTTCAAATCTGTAAAACGGAAATTGAAATATGGAAAGTAAACACCAAAGTGTTTGAAACTTTCTATTTTACAACATTTTGGTAAAGGATTTCAATTCTGCGTTAATCTTGTTagtccttttattgttgttttcacggagatatttagataataataagGAATAACATATCCATAttgtttgtagagattgcctggcccttttggccagacacgggcttttgcaatcttgcagcccgtaggtgttggataggatgtattgggataggtagttgggtgggggatattctgcaacatttattttaggatattgggatacgttttgggtggtgatgggatatttgaaaaggagtgattgactgtggaatatcgtcctattagcccactggctccagtcagagttggagagaaagagttatagtaacaagtcccgataagtaggaaagctcgggaaggagttgaaaatttgtagtcagagaaattgatataggtgaagtaaaaaacacttcatagtggtttaagcttaagtgtgagatagagggatagtgtgagatttcagctaagtaggagagagctgaaaaggaggagttgtagcagttttagtggtagagatagggtggaatataatattcattttttttttttttttttttttataaaataatacttttgataCTTTTAATGGATATTTTCAAGGGGGATGAAGTCGTTGATGGCAACAgcgggttgccatctgaagagagaagaatatgttggaggtcaaagagacccccCTGATCCCTGCCACACCCCCCGACAGGCAACACAGgctgcctgtgcgacaacgggccgccagccgagaggaggggaagatgCGCTGGAGGCCAGAAAGGACCGCCGATGACCacggccacgcccccagacaggcaacacaggccgcctgtgcgacaacgggctgccagtccagaggataggaggataaggccgcatccaccagcaatcccccagcctcaagcacagaattgtagagaggataaggtttctcttttaattgccgctttgATTTTCCTTTGACTTTGTTGCAGagctatctcggtggagggtaactccggagaaatgctgagagggtgttgtgattgtcaataatgtgtttgacaatttctgttgctgttgcaggagtattgggattaagatcctgccgaagtatgcttgtttcctgacattgctgtaaattgtgctgtaaaggttcttccgtgtcctgattacagtacttgcatggtctgattggtctgtgctgtgctgcagggtcttggacgttatctaagatgatctgccagttgcatagatatcccagtcgcagtctgcatatgattactgcgtcctggcgaggtgtttgtctcgcaattgggtgtggtaatatgtttgtggcttcaatgtaccactttgcagatcttgagccatcaaggaaggcccttctaacttcactagtcttttgaatgttgcagtaggtggccattttattttgaatggtttttaatgactgttgcagagtgatgctgatagtttggcacattaaggccgatttagctaggtggtcgacctcatcgttgccagagattcctgtatgacttggtatccagttcaaggtgacttgcctgttgtttctttggtggagcagggctaagaatttaattgcagtgataaggtgcaAATTCTCTGTGGGCTCATTGTTACTGAGGGCCattgtggctcctctggaatctgtatggatcgttgtgttaccattttgttgattggcagagtgttctagggcttttgcaatggccactagttcagtttgcaatgtggaggcatggttggaaagtctccaatttgctttatatcctgatgtagagataactgcagccgcaGCTGCAGGGAtagcacggtcaactgatccatctgtgtagtaggtatgaggcgcaggagtgttcctgattgcatctgttgcagctgcattgagttgctcttgcgtgcaaagagccttgcttgctgctggtaggatagtgaagttgtatttgatgggatcacatgcccagggagcaggagggatgtagccctcaaacatttgttgtcccttaattttgtgagcctcgttttgcatctgcattcttctgagtgtatccagtagtttctttgcatgggagctgggcggatcaagttcttcagcaagaggtagaagcctttttattttgtcattgagtggccttttctgtctgcgatgattgacttgaatatgatgctgctattccttatgtcaattctggctgacagggagattaggttagtttctgctctgagtaggcagagtcttgtccacattagagagccactgatgagtctcatggcattattttggacCACCTCTAATGaagctttttgagtgtcggtcaatgcagtaagtgtgggtgctgcataatcgatgtgggatcgaattgcttgtaggtaaaacagccttaggaggttattGGATACTCCTTgtctgagggaggtcattcgtttcatggctgatagacggatttttgtcttctctctgaggtaggttacttcattagctgctgacaaggttttgctaatgattacaccgaggtacatgaattgactcacccattcgatgtcctcacctctcagtgtgaaattttgagggttttgcgagcgttttatagccattgctttggttttgttggtattgatcttcagaccaagatcattgcatttggcttggatcatgtcaagagcTTTTTGAGTgttatttctggcatgagctttgtttgggcatactatgcatatgtcatccgcatatatgaatatctccactccttttgggagttttagagtggctatATTCTCCATTAGcagattgaacaggtaggggctgagtatgcctccttgtggtgttccgttttctagggggatgaactcagtggtttttccttggaaagtgactctggcctctcgattttgtgtatagtttcgagtccaggccagtaggtgtcctttcactcttttttcaacaagtgtaaagagtatagctggtgagctggctagctcaaaggctttctcgagatcaaggaaaatgacaaaagcttttttgtcattgattgttgagaggacatctgtgatgcattcttgagtgcctatgccatttctgtagcCATATAGGcaatgatgtagttggcctattttccactgcagtctgttcagtaccattctctcagctactttctctatgcagcttatcaaagctataggtctgtaggtattaggctccttaggttttggaataggtttagtgtcctgctggttccatgtggttggacgtagtctttccgtgtgTGTCCTATTTATTAGATGCAAGTAGActaatttggcatggtttcccatgttcctcagcatgctatatGTGATAAGATCGGCtctaggggcagtgtccttcctgccttttgatagggccgtatttagttcttccatggtataggggtgatcagtgtcatctaccatgttgcaggcggcttctatgatgttgttcatgattgggagcagagttctctgcctgttgatggttggcagaggtagattgatgctttttgctctgtccgcaaagttgttggcaatcctcttggcttcagctaatgggtctgggtgtgtaactctgggagtattatatttcccagagacttggttaaaccagccccatattttggctagggatgtgctgaagttgacctcgttgcaccatgagtaccatttgtctagttttacttccagtgatacttgtacagaatgcttgatgatttctacaagtagattatgtagttcatcagttctgtgtctcctgagaagtttcctggtcctgtttattctagcattcatttctttgatgcggctgttgtagtaccaggcatcggcatgtttcttctcagagtactttttttgtggcatggatacactggctgctacctctagttgtttgctgaagtcggtagatagggtggagatatcattatgtgtttgatatattccaaggcccactctgtcatagctgttttgaatttttcccagtcagcaaactccgggttccacctttttgggggtggaggaggaggtgggtatttctgcaattcgagtgttacttctatggcaaagtgatcgctggttagtacaggatgtaattgccatttagctcctctttgtatggcactggataagtaggtaagatctagacgacctccttttaaATGGATGGCTTCTGTAACaatgttgagcagtgctacatcaggataatCTTGCAGTAGGGCAttgcaagtgtctgccagtttgatttgtttcggATATAGAGTTCAGGAAttgatgatgagcattaaagtcgcctgcaataattgagtcttcgttggaggcttctgcaaagagtgcctcggcatcgatGTATTTTGCTGGGGATTtatatatgttgtggactgttaacattgtggttaggagagatatctggatacttagCGTCTCAGCCTCGGTCCCACAGTcaatgcttggtagtagtttggagtgGATACTGCctttaatgagggtagtcagtcctcttgtcgttggtgattgatacgttgtgtatactttgtatcgtGAGAACGAGAATGgtgtgttctcattaagcagagtttcttacagtatgataatgtcagggttttgcactgaagtttgtgattgaagaaatgcaaacttgtttcgaagtccacagatattccattggagcacttttacctgCGTATTGTgattgttgcaagtggttgtatgaggtccatttgcattgggaactatgaagggaaatgagcttctagttcctgggcggcgttgtcaaacacgaagtcatccaatgactcctgtgagaatttgattttgcgggatcgcaagaagtttcggaggatgttgctgatggctgccagcagagcacccATGGGACATGCAGAGATGTCGAACTCACTGATGTCTCTGTTGAAAGGTTGTTTGGAGGGGCATGAGGCGCTAGATTTACTTGTGGAGgtggaaggtaggttaggaaattcttttagggagtgggaaatgttaggtGTGTGGGTGGTAGGTacagaggaggatgggttgggttctggttgttttggctgggtgagggtaggagaattggttggagaggtaagttttagAAGTGAGGGAGTAcggggagtatgggttggggatcttttttctttggatGGAGGTTTAGGTGGCCGTTGAGGTTTAGGAGGGTGAGGGGGaattggtggagaggaaggttcaggaatggaatgtctggaagggttaggattttgttgggaggaagGTGTAGGGTTTTGTGTAGTTGGAtgtggctgcgttcgacgctgttgatgtggatggaggttgtagtggcggtcagctccttggcggtctgctattctctgaagtctatgggggcatctatcatgccaagcatgatgggatcctccacagttagggcaacgggcgatggttttatgccctgctttgtgcctggcaatacagtaggcggtggggtgttgtctgctgctgcagaccccacagatctccggacctgtgcagcgggatttATGGTGTCCAAACCTTTGACACCGGAAGCATCTGAGTGGCTCTTTGATgtactcttcggtgcggaaggtgccccaaaggccgaaggataggtgaggagggcgagctccCTTGTGGACTGCCTCCAGTTTATGTGATCTGCCTCCGGCCTTTCCctacatctcttgacagtgatgatagaaGGATATTGGAGCACTGGTTCAAGTGGAAGGTCGAGGTCGTAGACAAAAATGATGATGGTAGGTCTATCGTTGATGTCTAGTTTAAGGACATTTTCCCGTTGCCCTAGGTAGGTCTTGGTCTGCTCATCTTTTGCTGTGatgaccagttgtcccctgcgattaGGCCGTATGGTCATATTAAGTCgaggattgctggcttccatggcaactatggcagcataggatgttatgctgggtcctggagttagcctaaacttggagtctccagttgctgctgtttgTGTAGGTGGGTCTTGAGAGGGGATGCTCTCAGTCTCAGCTACTTCTTGGGTTGCTGGTAGGTGGTCCGGGGTGTGCACAGGGTGGTCCctcgaagttccagggactggttccattGCAGGTGGTTGAGGGCGCTTAGCATGGCTCCTCAAAGTCAGGCCTCTGGGTTTTTTTATCAttcccttctccactcttgttcgaggggaggaggtggggatgggggacaaacccctgtctgccattgcagaccgcgatggtggtcttcagctgttgatcgatgtgtactgcaggtgtcgtcaaatgatgaattaaaacaaaactaaaatcaagactaagtAAAGTCTTGAAAAATCGCGAACACTGAAATAACTCTACGGGGACCGCAGTGAAAATATCAGTTACTCGGTGGTTAAAGTCGAtcttttcactagcttgttagtgaagaAGATGATCCATATAGGTTCATTTATAAATAAAGTTGTGATTCATTATAGTTCAGTGGTAAATTCTAAAGACTTCAAATTTGAGACTACAAAGGATATTTGTTCAATGAATTTTAAGTAACACTGCACTAATAATCAAATAAATCTGAAGTGCATCAAATTGAACACCAAAGCTGGTTAACACGAACTATAGCCTACAGAATAAGACAGGACAGACATTAAGGTTCAACCCAAACATTGTGGTCGTAGATTATATGAGCACCTTGTGGCATATAGTAATAGATTGGGACGCTGCAGATAATCAACCgataaaataattgatatatagTTACTCCAATAAATCATGTCTAAAATGGGTGATCAGAAGTAGACTAAATGTTGACATCAAACAAATGTATAACTACctattcataaaagaaaaactaatttgttTTGAAGCTTCATGAATAACTTTAATGTAATATTGTTTCATctgtgatgatatttatatatgaaattagtaCTCTGAACAACATACTATAGATAATCACCGAAATGAAAGTcatagaaataaatgtatatatatatatatatatatatatatatatatatatatatatgtatatatatatatatatatatatatatatatatatatatatatatatatatatagaattatatatatatatacatatacatatatatatatatatatgtatatatatatatatatatatatatatatatatatatatatatatatatatatgtatatatatatatatatatatatattaatatgtctgtatatatatatatatatatatatatatatatatatttacttatatatatatatatatatatatatatatatatatatatatatatatatatatatatatatatatatatatatatatatatatacgtatgtatgtatgtatgtatggatgtatagtagagagagagagagagagagagagagagagagagagagagagagagagagagagagagagagagagagagagagagagagagagagattatcataaaTAGCAAAAGCTGAATACACGTtactcaaataaaacaaaaaaagcttCAAATCAGTTACGGGCCATTCGAGTGTAAATTGTTAAGGGGAATCCATTTGGATAAGTGTAAGAAGTCATGTTGATTACATTAACGTTTGGGATAAAATCCTCTCTAATCTCAACTAGTTATATCAGATATATAATTGTCTTTAACAGACTGATGGCAAGATAAAGTGAAAGATGATCTGGATAGAGGAGGTTTGGTGGCAGAGAATACCTTTGATATAAGGGATTTTAGACATTTTCATatgaggataacggtgggaaagaagatatggATAAAGATATTCATTAATATAATCAGCATTGACGTTGTGTAAAGAACTTAACATGAGCTACAAAAAGCTATTTATGTTCATGACATAAACTCAACTTCCCAAACTTTGCCAAAACCACTAACCTTTCTAGTTAAGGAAGTAAGACTGAGTGGATCCTTGCCTGTCGAACTGTAGGTTTATTCTTGGGAAACATTTCAGATAGCCTGAGCTGATTTGGGTCCTGAGTGTTTGTCTTGCTGGACCACAAAGTTTCGCGAAGTTTGCAGTTCTCTTTATTTTTCAGCTATTTTTATTCGTGAGTGAAAGAGGGTCTCTCAAGTTTGTGTGCGTTCTAAACTATTCAAGAAAACTTTTGATATaactataaaatcaattattttctatGTTATTTTCGACCGATTGAATCGGATTTCATTAGAATAAAGAAACATGGTATAGAAGTATGATGTCCCataaataaagataacaaaattttcataaaataaattgcaATTGAAAACTACCCTGAGAAAATTTGCTTCCCAAAGTCGTTTTTGAGTAagacattttatagggaaagaagATAAATGTTTTCAATCATATTCTTCTAGTCTTTATTTTTCcctaatcatacacacacacacacacacacacacatatatatatatatatatatatatatatatatatatatatatatatgtgtgtgtgtgtatgtatatatacatatatatatatatatatatatatatatatatatatatatatatatgtatatatatatatatatatatatatacacacacacaaacaaacatatatatatatatatatatgtatatatatatatatatatatatatatatatatatatatatatatatatatatatatgcatatatatatacacacacacaaacaaacatatatatatatacatatatatatatatatatatatatatatatatatatatatatatatatatatatgtgtgtgtgtgtgtgtgtgtgtgtgtgcgtgtgtatatgtgtgtttgagtgtaagagtgtgtatgtgtgtgcttgcgtgtgtgtgtttgtctatatatcagttgtttgaaataaaatataaaaggtttAGAGGTGagatgaaaattataaaatgttgAGCTCCATGAAGACCAGAAGAGCAGGTGCTCGCTGGCATATTTGGCGATGTAGGTTGCCAATGAATATATGGGAAAGAAATGAATAGCAAATAAAACAGCAGATAGAACGTGATAGAAACTTCAGaaagatcagatttttttttcagggaagtaaattaagagagaaagattgaagaacaAGTGGATTCAAGAGTAAAGCATGCACTTGAGAGATGTTTGACGTGCATGCAATTCTTGGGTCAAAGGAAAGAGTATTTTGAGGGTTTGTTGAATATAGATGATAACAGAGTGACAAAGCTGTCTGGTGCAAGACCTGAAAGGTTTTGCGCAATGATGGACATGTTATTGGATGTGACTGACAGAGGGACATGTAGAAAAGGCGAAGAG encodes:
- the LOC137652920 gene encoding uncharacterized protein, coding for MADRGLSPIPTSSPRTRVEKGMIKKPRGLTLRSHAKRPQPPAMEPVPGTSRDHPVHTPDHLPATQEVAETESIPSQDPPTQTAATGDSKFRLTPGPSITSYAAIVAMEASNPRLNMTIRPNRRGQLVITAKDEQTKTYLGQRENVLKLDINDRPTIIIFVYDLDLPLEPVLQYPSIITVKRCRERPEADHINWRQSTRELALLTYPSAFGAPSAPKSTSKSHSDASGVKGLDTINPAAQVRRSVGSAAADNTPPPTRRTQPHPTTQNPTPSSQQNPNPSRHSIPEPSSPPIPPHPPKPQRPPKPPSKEKRSPTHTPRTPSLLKLTSPTNSPTLTQPKQPEPNPSSSVPTTHTPNISHSLKEFPNLPSTSTSKSSASCPSKQPFNRDITKYIDAEALFAEASNEDSIIAGDFNAHHQFLNSISETNQTGRHLQCPTARLS